In Zingiber officinale cultivar Zhangliang chromosome 1A, Zo_v1.1, whole genome shotgun sequence, a genomic segment contains:
- the LOC122026697 gene encoding two-component response regulator ORR1-like isoform X2: MEESLMKGEEERLGGVELRVLLVDDSPVERRIVEGLFKSTGDMFQVITVDSGRRAMEILGLNEHKTESPDVVEHKVDIILTDYCMPEMTGYDLLKAVKNFDRTIPVIIMSSENEPQRINRCLAIGAEDFIIKPLQTNDVLRLKNYARRSAISPRNGTKRKMTAELMAENGATDRRPRLTGLAVA; encoded by the exons ATGGAAGAGTCACTGATGAAGGGGGAGGAGGAGAGGCTTGGAGGGGTGGAGCTGAGGGTTCTGCTGGTTGATGACTCCCCTGTGGAGAGAAGGATTGTGGAGGGCCTCTTCAAGAGCACTGGAGACATGTTTCAAG TTATAACGGTGGACAGCGGACGGCGAGCAATGGAAATTCTTGGACTAAATGAACACAAAACTGAATCTCCTGATGTTGTT GAGCACAAGGTAGACATTATCCTCACTGATTACTGCATGCCAGAGATGACTGGCTATGACCTCCTAAAAGCTGTCAAG AACTTCGACAGGACCATTCCTGTTATCATAATGTCATCAGAAAATGAACCGCAGCGCATCAACAG GTGCCTAGCTATTGGGGCtgaggattttatcatcaagCCTCTTCAAACGAATGATGTTCTACGGTTGAAGAACTATGCTCGACGAAGTGCAATATCACCTAGGAATGGCACCAAGAGGAAAATGACTGCAGAGTTGATGGCAGAGAATGGTGCGACTGACAGAAGACCTCGCCTTACTGGGCTAGCTGTGGCATGA
- the LOC122026697 gene encoding two-component response regulator ORR1-like isoform X1, with the protein MEESLMKGEEERLGGVELRVLLVDDSPVERRIVEGLFKSTGDMFQVITVDSGRRAMEILGLNEHKTESPDVVEHKVDIILTDYCMPEMTGYDLLKAVKEQNFDRTIPVIIMSSENEPQRINRCLAIGAEDFIIKPLQTNDVLRLKNYARRSAISPRNGTKRKMTAELMAENGATDRRPRLTGLAVA; encoded by the exons ATGGAAGAGTCACTGATGAAGGGGGAGGAGGAGAGGCTTGGAGGGGTGGAGCTGAGGGTTCTGCTGGTTGATGACTCCCCTGTGGAGAGAAGGATTGTGGAGGGCCTCTTCAAGAGCACTGGAGACATGTTTCAAG TTATAACGGTGGACAGCGGACGGCGAGCAATGGAAATTCTTGGACTAAATGAACACAAAACTGAATCTCCTGATGTTGTT GAGCACAAGGTAGACATTATCCTCACTGATTACTGCATGCCAGAGATGACTGGCTATGACCTCCTAAAAGCTGTCAAG GAGCAGAACTTCGACAGGACCATTCCTGTTATCATAATGTCATCAGAAAATGAACCGCAGCGCATCAACAG GTGCCTAGCTATTGGGGCtgaggattttatcatcaagCCTCTTCAAACGAATGATGTTCTACGGTTGAAGAACTATGCTCGACGAAGTGCAATATCACCTAGGAATGGCACCAAGAGGAAAATGACTGCAGAGTTGATGGCAGAGAATGGTGCGACTGACAGAAGACCTCGCCTTACTGGGCTAGCTGTGGCATGA